One genomic segment of Arthrobacter sp. zg-Y1110 includes these proteins:
- the xseA gene encoding exodeoxyribonuclease VII large subunit encodes MQDDSGPLSPENTPEQSTLPATAAQTTPENPWPLALLSKNLKSYIDRAPATWVEGQVIELNRRANASYITLRDVDAEVSLSLTAWSTVMNRLELPLERGARVVALVKPDFWVKTGRLSMQTRDIRPVGLGDLLARIERLRHALAAEGLFREDRKLPLPLLPGRIGLITGRNSDAMKDVMRNAALRWPAVEFEVREVAVQGVNAVAEVSRALAELDAMPEVDVIIIARGGGSLEDLLAFSHEDLVRAVSAASTPVVSAIGHEADRPLLDDVADLRASTPTDAAKRVVPDVGEELARIRQSRQQLRRVLNTLVGRETDRLNHIRSRPALAAPQSMVERRQEEISRLRSRAMSAVTAEVRRDADRIGHLRAQVRALSPQNTLDRGYAVVQLQDGSVVRDAGTVPAAAQLRIRVAVGELTATEGTR; translated from the coding sequence ATGCAAGACGACAGCGGACCGTTGAGTCCCGAGAATACCCCGGAGCAGTCCACGCTGCCCGCCACTGCCGCGCAGACGACACCGGAGAACCCCTGGCCCCTGGCACTGCTCTCGAAGAACCTCAAGAGCTACATCGACCGTGCCCCCGCCACCTGGGTGGAGGGCCAGGTGATCGAGCTGAACCGCCGGGCCAACGCCTCCTACATCACCCTGCGCGACGTCGACGCCGAGGTGTCGCTCTCCCTCACCGCGTGGAGCACGGTCATGAACCGGCTGGAGCTGCCGCTGGAGCGCGGTGCGCGGGTGGTGGCCCTGGTGAAGCCGGACTTCTGGGTCAAGACCGGACGGCTGTCCATGCAGACCCGCGACATCCGGCCGGTGGGGCTGGGCGACCTCCTGGCACGGATTGAACGGCTGCGGCATGCCCTGGCCGCGGAAGGCCTCTTCCGGGAGGACCGCAAGCTGCCCCTGCCGCTGCTGCCTGGCCGGATCGGCCTGATCACCGGACGAAACTCCGATGCCATGAAGGACGTGATGCGCAACGCCGCACTGCGCTGGCCAGCCGTCGAGTTCGAGGTTCGCGAGGTGGCGGTCCAGGGCGTCAATGCGGTTGCCGAGGTGAGCCGGGCCCTGGCGGAGCTCGATGCCATGCCTGAAGTGGACGTGATCATCATTGCCCGCGGCGGCGGCTCGCTGGAAGACCTGCTGGCCTTCAGCCATGAGGACCTGGTCCGCGCGGTATCGGCAGCATCCACTCCGGTGGTCAGCGCCATCGGCCATGAAGCGGACCGTCCCCTGCTCGACGACGTGGCCGACCTGCGCGCCTCCACGCCCACCGACGCCGCGAAGCGGGTGGTACCGGACGTCGGCGAGGAGCTGGCCCGGATCCGCCAGTCCCGTCAGCAGCTGCGCCGGGTCCTCAACACCCTTGTGGGCAGGGAAACGGACCGGTTGAACCACATCCGGTCGCGTCCCGCCCTAGCGGCGCCGCAGTCCATGGTGGAGCGGCGCCAGGAAGAGATCTCCCGTCTGCGCTCCCGGGCCATGTCGGCCGTGACCGCGGAGGTCCGCCGGGACGCGGACCGGATCGGGCATCTGCGTGCCCAGGTCCGAGCGCTTTCCCCGCAGAACACCCTGGACCGCGGTTACGCGGTGGTCCAGTTGCAGGACGGTTCCGTGGTGCGCGACGCCGGCACGGTGCCGGCAGCCGCACAGCTGCGGATCCGCGTTGCCGTCGGTGAACTGACCGCCACCGAAGGAACCCGGTAG
- a CDS encoding exodeoxyribonuclease VII small subunit — protein MSETPAVPAVPADIEAMSYEQARDELLTVVGRLETGGASLEESLALWERGEHLANRCESWLEGARQRLDAARSQATGE, from the coding sequence ATGAGTGAAACACCGGCAGTTCCCGCAGTACCCGCAGACATCGAGGCCATGAGCTACGAGCAGGCCCGCGACGAGCTCCTGACCGTAGTAGGACGGCTCGAAACCGGCGGCGCCAGCCTGGAGGAATCCCTGGCCCTGTGGGAGCGCGGCGAGCACCTGGCCAACCGCTGCGAATCCTGGCTCGAGGGCGCCCGCCAGCGCCTGGACGCGGCCCGCAGCCAGGCAACCGGCGAGTAA